A genomic region of Arachis hypogaea cultivar Tifrunner chromosome 5, arahy.Tifrunner.gnm2.J5K5, whole genome shotgun sequence contains the following coding sequences:
- the LOC112802322 gene encoding uncharacterized protein isoform X1, which produces MLSMRRPPSIIQFTKILGSLAKTNHFPTAISLFQQLQARGIAPNLFTLNILINCCCGMGRMTLAFSVLAKIFRMGFQPDTVTLTTLIKGICLCGNVEKTLHFHDRVLAHGFQFNQVTYGTLINGLCKTGHTSAAIQVLRNIPRHGIVPNVIMYNAIIDSLCKVTFLSEAFHLYSEMIAKGIYPNVITYSTLIYGLCLGGQLKEAIDLLNHMMLKNITPNACTYSTLIDGLCKEGRVKDAKSVFVVMMKKGVKPEVFIYNSLMDGYCLVNEVNKAKYVFNTMAQSSVSPNVCSYNIMINGLCKSKMVDDALNLFEEMHCRNLVPDMVTYNTLIDGLGKSRRILCAVELLKKMHDRGQPADIVTYSSLLDALFNIKQHDKALILFKEMKESGIDPDICTYNILIDGLCKSGRIKKAEEIFEDLSIKGYRPNVQTYTIMINGLCKEGLFHEALALMTKMEDSGCLPDAVTYETIIRALFENGENDKAEKLLREMISRGLLQR; this is translated from the coding sequence ATGCTCTCTATGCGTCGCCCTCCATCCATCATCCAATTCACCAAGATTTTGGGATCTCTTGCCAAGACCAACCATTTCCCCACCGCCATTTCCCTTTTTCAGCAATTGCAAGCCAGGGGAATTgctcccaacttatttactttgaATATCTTAATCAATTGTTGCTGTGGCATGGGTCGTATGACACTTGCTTTCTCTGTATTGGCCAAGATTTTCAGGATGGGTTTTCAACCAGATACAGTGACATTGACAACACTCATTAAAGGTATCTGTCTCTGTGGTAATGTTGAAAAAACACTACACTTTCATGACAGAGTGCTGGCTCATGGATTTCAGTTTAATCAAGTCACTTATGGGACCTTGATTAATGGACTCTGTAAGACTGGACACACATCAGCTGCTATTCAAGTGTTGAGAAACATCCCACGACATGGAATTGTTCCTAATGTCATCATGTACAACGCAATTATTGATAGCTTGTGCAAGGTTACCTTTCTAAGTGAAGCTTTTCATTTATATTCTGAAATGATTGCTAAGGGAATTTATCCTAATGTTATCACGTACAGCACTCTAATTTATGGATTGTGCCTTGGGGGTCAACTAAAAGAAGCCATTGATTTACTGAATCATATGATGCTGAAAAACATTACTCCCAATGCTTGTACCTATAGTACTTTGATTGATGGGCTATGTAAGGAAGGAAGGGTCAAAGATGCTAAGAGTGTGTTTGTTGTCATGATGAAAAAAGGTGTGAAACCAGAAGTGTTTATTTATAATAGCTTAATGGATGGATATTGTTTGGTTAATGAGGTAAATAAGGCAAAATATGTGTTCAACACAATGGCCCAAAGTAGTGTGTCGCCTAATGTTTGTAGTTACAATATCATGATTAATGGTTTGTGCAAAAGTAAAATGGTCGATGATGCCTTGAATCTCTTTGAAGAGATGCATTGCAGGAACTTGGTTCCGGACATGGTTACTTACAATACTCTAATTGATGGCTTGGGAAAATCAAGGAGAATCCTTTGTGCTGTCGAGCTTCTTAAAAAGATGCATGATAGAGGTCAACCTGCTGATATAGTCACTTACAGTTCCTTGCTGGATGCTTTGTTCAATATCAAACAACATGACAAGGCACTTATATTATTCAAGGAAATGAAAGAGAGTGGCATTGATCCAGATATTTGTACATACAACATACTTATAGATGGCctgtgcaaaagtggaagaattaAAAAGGCAGAAGAGATATTTGAAGATCTTTCGATTAAAGGCTATCGTCCAAATGTGCAGACATACACCATTATGATCAATGGGCTTTGCAAAGAGGGTCTGTTTCACGAAGCATTGGCACTCATGACAAAAATGGAAGACAGTGGTTGCTTACCAGATGCTGTGACTTATGAAACAATCATTCGTGCTCTATTTGAAAACGGTGAAAATGATAAAGCTGAGAAACTTCTTCGTGAAATGATATCTAGAGGCCTATTGCAACGATAA
- the LOC112802322 gene encoding uncharacterized protein isoform X2, whose amino-acid sequence MGFQPDTVTLTTLIKGICLCGNVEKTLHFHDRVLAHGFQFNQVTYGTLINGLCKTGHTSAAIQVLRNIPRHGIVPNVIMYNAIIDSLCKVTFLSEAFHLYSEMIAKGIYPNVITYSTLIYGLCLGGQLKEAIDLLNHMMLKNITPNACTYSTLIDGLCKEGRVKDAKSVFVVMMKKGVKPEVFIYNSLMDGYCLVNEVNKAKYVFNTMAQSSVSPNVCSYNIMINGLCKSKMVDDALNLFEEMHCRNLVPDMVTYNTLIDGLGKSRRILCAVELLKKMHDRGQPADIVTYSSLLDALFNIKQHDKALILFKEMKESGIDPDICTYNILIDGLCKSGRIKKAEEIFEDLSIKGYRPNVQTYTIMINGLCKEGLFHEALALMTKMEDSGCLPDAVTYETIIRALFENGENDKAEKLLREMISRGLLQR is encoded by the coding sequence ATGGGTTTTCAACCAGATACAGTGACATTGACAACACTCATTAAAGGTATCTGTCTCTGTGGTAATGTTGAAAAAACACTACACTTTCATGACAGAGTGCTGGCTCATGGATTTCAGTTTAATCAAGTCACTTATGGGACCTTGATTAATGGACTCTGTAAGACTGGACACACATCAGCTGCTATTCAAGTGTTGAGAAACATCCCACGACATGGAATTGTTCCTAATGTCATCATGTACAACGCAATTATTGATAGCTTGTGCAAGGTTACCTTTCTAAGTGAAGCTTTTCATTTATATTCTGAAATGATTGCTAAGGGAATTTATCCTAATGTTATCACGTACAGCACTCTAATTTATGGATTGTGCCTTGGGGGTCAACTAAAAGAAGCCATTGATTTACTGAATCATATGATGCTGAAAAACATTACTCCCAATGCTTGTACCTATAGTACTTTGATTGATGGGCTATGTAAGGAAGGAAGGGTCAAAGATGCTAAGAGTGTGTTTGTTGTCATGATGAAAAAAGGTGTGAAACCAGAAGTGTTTATTTATAATAGCTTAATGGATGGATATTGTTTGGTTAATGAGGTAAATAAGGCAAAATATGTGTTCAACACAATGGCCCAAAGTAGTGTGTCGCCTAATGTTTGTAGTTACAATATCATGATTAATGGTTTGTGCAAAAGTAAAATGGTCGATGATGCCTTGAATCTCTTTGAAGAGATGCATTGCAGGAACTTGGTTCCGGACATGGTTACTTACAATACTCTAATTGATGGCTTGGGAAAATCAAGGAGAATCCTTTGTGCTGTCGAGCTTCTTAAAAAGATGCATGATAGAGGTCAACCTGCTGATATAGTCACTTACAGTTCCTTGCTGGATGCTTTGTTCAATATCAAACAACATGACAAGGCACTTATATTATTCAAGGAAATGAAAGAGAGTGGCATTGATCCAGATATTTGTACATACAACATACTTATAGATGGCctgtgcaaaagtggaagaattaAAAAGGCAGAAGAGATATTTGAAGATCTTTCGATTAAAGGCTATCGTCCAAATGTGCAGACATACACCATTATGATCAATGGGCTTTGCAAAGAGGGTCTGTTTCACGAAGCATTGGCACTCATGACAAAAATGGAAGACAGTGGTTGCTTACCAGATGCTGTGACTTATGAAACAATCATTCGTGCTCTATTTGAAAACGGTGAAAATGATAAAGCTGAGAAACTTCTTCGTGAAATGATATCTAGAGGCCTATTGCAACGATAA